The proteins below are encoded in one region of Aquisphaera giovannonii:
- a CDS encoding formylmethanofuran dehydrogenase subunit A yields the protein MPTLRIAGGRLVDPANGIKDEVRDVWIEDGKVVAPPPDPSARADRTIDARGFVVMPGGVDVHSHIAGSKVNGTRMLRPEERRDPESVWPRRDGFRSGTIGSVPSTFVTGYMYGGLGYTTAVDAAIPPLSARQAHAEFRDTPIVDKLMLVLMGNSHSVLDLVGQDDPDRLRQAVAWLLDSAGGYGVKVVNPGGVEQWKQGGKKIARWDDRVETFDVTPTQILQGLAGAVDELRLPHPVHLHGMNLGLPGNWGTTLEGMKVLEGRRAHLAHVQFHSYGGSADDPSSMDSQVGPLADYLNSHPNLSADVGQVLFGETTSMTADGAVGQYLANLTGRKWLSIDVEQEDGCGVVPITYDDRNYVHALQWAIGLEWFLRVEDPWRIALSTDHPNGASFLSYPRVIALLMDRNLRDETFARLPERLKGKTGLADLSREYTLEEVAILTRAAPARILGLRTKGHLGPGADADVTIYAPDDDRRRMFAMPRYVIKAGVVVVDDGDLRSAPDGDTLLVDPGVDPRARSGFEARLAEESSIHPANFRVRADEVARPRAVPAGH from the coding sequence ATGCCCACACTGCGGATTGCCGGCGGAAGGCTCGTGGACCCGGCGAACGGGATCAAGGACGAGGTCCGCGACGTCTGGATCGAGGACGGCAAGGTGGTCGCCCCCCCGCCGGATCCCTCGGCGCGGGCCGATCGCACGATCGACGCTCGCGGGTTCGTCGTGATGCCGGGCGGGGTGGACGTCCACTCGCACATCGCGGGGTCCAAGGTCAACGGGACGCGGATGCTCCGGCCCGAGGAGCGTCGCGACCCGGAGTCGGTGTGGCCCCGACGGGACGGCTTCCGGTCGGGGACGATCGGCAGCGTCCCGTCCACCTTCGTCACCGGATACATGTACGGCGGGCTCGGCTACACGACGGCCGTGGACGCGGCCATCCCGCCGCTGTCCGCCCGCCAGGCCCACGCCGAGTTCCGGGACACGCCCATCGTGGACAAGCTCATGCTCGTCCTGATGGGGAACAGCCACTCGGTGCTGGATCTCGTGGGCCAAGATGATCCGGATCGGCTCCGGCAGGCCGTGGCCTGGCTGCTGGACTCGGCCGGCGGGTACGGCGTCAAGGTCGTCAACCCCGGCGGCGTGGAGCAGTGGAAGCAAGGGGGGAAGAAGATCGCCCGCTGGGACGACCGGGTGGAGACGTTCGACGTCACGCCTACGCAGATCCTCCAGGGCCTCGCGGGAGCCGTGGATGAGCTGCGCCTGCCGCATCCCGTCCACCTCCACGGCATGAACCTGGGCCTGCCGGGCAACTGGGGGACGACGCTGGAGGGGATGAAGGTGCTGGAAGGCCGCCGCGCCCACCTCGCCCACGTCCAGTTCCACAGCTACGGCGGGTCGGCCGACGACCCGTCGAGCATGGACTCGCAGGTCGGGCCGCTGGCCGACTACCTGAACTCGCACCCGAACCTCTCCGCGGACGTGGGCCAGGTCCTCTTCGGCGAGACCACGAGCATGACCGCCGACGGCGCCGTGGGCCAGTACCTCGCCAACCTGACCGGCCGGAAGTGGCTCAGCATCGACGTCGAGCAGGAGGACGGCTGCGGCGTCGTGCCGATCACCTACGACGACCGGAACTACGTCCATGCCCTCCAGTGGGCCATCGGGCTGGAGTGGTTCCTCCGCGTCGAGGACCCCTGGCGGATCGCGCTCTCGACCGACCACCCCAACGGTGCGTCCTTCCTCAGCTATCCGCGGGTCATCGCACTGCTGATGGATAGGAATCTCCGCGACGAGACGTTCGCGAGGCTGCCGGAGCGGCTGAAGGGCAAGACCGGCCTGGCGGACCTCTCGCGCGAGTACACCCTGGAAGAGGTCGCGATCCTGACCCGCGCGGCGCCGGCGCGGATCCTCGGCCTGCGGACGAAGGGCCACCTCGGCCCCGGGGCCGACGCCGACGTGACGATCTACGCGCCGGACGACGACCGGCGGCGGATGTTCGCGATGCCGCGTTACGTGATCAAGGCCGGCGTGGTCGTCGTGGACGACGGCGACCTGCGGTCGGCCCCGGACGGGGACACCCTGCTCGTCGATCCGGGCGTGGACCCGCGGGCCCGCTCGGGCTTCGAGGCGAGGCTGGCGGAGGAGTCGTCGATCCACCCGGCGAACTTCCGGGTCCGGGCCGACGAGGTGGCCCGGCCGCGGGCGGTGCCGGCGGGACATTGA
- the fhcD gene encoding formylmethanofuran--tetrahydromethanopterin N-formyltransferase, giving the protein MQIGGVKIADTFAEAFPMTAARAIVTADTAAWAETCGRTMAGYATSVIGCDAEAAIERTLAPEETPDGRPGVSVLVFAFSREALEKAMVKRVGQCVMTCPTTACYSGLPAGEKAIKVGGSLRYFGDGWQISKRLAGRRYWRIPVMDGEFTCEELFGTTKGVAGGNLILLGTDRAGVLRATEEAVAAMRRVPDVILPFPGGIARSGSKVGSKYKALRASTNTAYAPTLRGLVPTELPEGVSCVYEIVIDGLTLEAVERATTAGLHAGARADLGVTAITAGNYGGKLGPFHIRLHDVLKSSAAPTGAGG; this is encoded by the coding sequence ATGCAGATCGGCGGGGTGAAGATCGCGGACACGTTCGCCGAGGCGTTCCCGATGACCGCCGCGCGGGCGATCGTCACGGCCGACACCGCGGCCTGGGCCGAGACCTGCGGCCGCACGATGGCCGGCTACGCCACGAGCGTCATCGGCTGCGACGCCGAGGCGGCCATCGAGCGGACGCTCGCGCCGGAGGAGACGCCCGACGGCCGGCCCGGCGTCAGCGTCCTGGTCTTCGCGTTCAGCCGCGAGGCCCTGGAGAAGGCGATGGTCAAACGCGTCGGCCAGTGCGTGATGACCTGCCCGACGACGGCCTGCTACAGCGGCCTGCCGGCCGGCGAGAAGGCGATCAAGGTCGGCGGCAGCCTGCGATACTTCGGCGACGGCTGGCAGATCTCCAAGAGGCTGGCCGGCCGCCGATACTGGCGGATCCCGGTGATGGACGGCGAGTTCACCTGCGAGGAACTGTTCGGCACGACCAAGGGAGTGGCCGGCGGCAACCTCATCCTGCTCGGCACCGACCGGGCCGGCGTTTTGCGGGCCACCGAGGAGGCCGTGGCGGCGATGCGGCGGGTCCCGGACGTCATCCTCCCGTTCCCGGGCGGCATCGCCCGATCGGGCTCCAAGGTGGGGAGCAAGTACAAGGCCCTGCGGGCGAGCACGAACACGGCCTACGCGCCCACGCTCCGGGGCCTGGTCCCGACCGAGCTGCCCGAGGGCGTGTCGTGCGTCTACGAGATCGTGATCGACGGCCTGACGCTGGAGGCCGTCGAACGCGCCACCACCGCCGGCCTGCACGCCGGCGCCCGGGCCGACCTCGGCGTCACGGCGATCACCGCGGGCAATTACGGCGGCAAGCTCGGGCCGTTCCACATCCGCCTCCACGACGTGCTGAAATCGAGTGCCGCGCCGACCGGAGCGGGGGGATGA
- a CDS encoding formylmethanofuran dehydrogenase subunit C: MSLTITWRGATALPVDGRTLKPATFAVMSVDEARRVAIRVGNGKVELGELFDVRGGGGGDGLTIEGDLRGVRGIGRRMAAGTMVLRGDVGAELGAEMSGGIIELHGSAGPYAGAEMRGGRLSIRGDAGDHLGAAYPGSRLGMREGVILVEGRAGEDVGAVMRRGLIAIRGDVGAGLGRGMIAGTALVLGAVGRQAGAGMKRGSLILPDLDGQAEAFLVPTFAPAGRYPAPFLEIYYRQLEAWGFAIPRAISSRMLHRYNGDVLIGGRGEVLAGIRGG; encoded by the coding sequence ATGTCGCTGACGATCACCTGGCGCGGCGCGACGGCCCTCCCCGTGGACGGCAGGACGCTCAAGCCCGCGACTTTCGCCGTCATGAGCGTCGACGAAGCCCGCCGCGTCGCGATCCGCGTGGGCAACGGGAAGGTGGAGCTGGGTGAGCTGTTCGACGTCCGGGGGGGCGGAGGCGGCGACGGACTCACGATCGAGGGCGATCTCCGGGGCGTCCGCGGCATCGGCCGGCGGATGGCGGCGGGAACGATGGTCCTCCGCGGTGACGTCGGGGCGGAGCTCGGCGCCGAGATGTCCGGCGGGATCATCGAGCTGCACGGCTCCGCCGGCCCTTACGCCGGGGCCGAGATGCGCGGGGGGAGGCTGTCGATCCGGGGCGACGCCGGGGACCACCTGGGCGCGGCGTACCCGGGCAGCCGGCTGGGCATGCGCGAGGGGGTCATCCTGGTCGAGGGCCGGGCGGGCGAGGACGTCGGCGCCGTCATGAGGAGGGGCCTGATCGCCATCCGCGGCGACGTCGGCGCGGGGCTCGGCCGGGGCATGATCGCGGGGACGGCCCTCGTGCTGGGGGCCGTCGGCCGCCAGGCCGGCGCCGGGATGAAGCGGGGGAGCCTCATCCTGCCCGACCTGGATGGCCAGGCGGAGGCGTTCCTGGTCCCCACGTTCGCGCCCGCCGGGAGGTACCCCGCCCCATTCCTGGAAATCTATTACCGGCAGCTCGAGGCCTGGGGGTTCGCGATCCCCCGGGCGATATCCTCGCGGATGCTTCATCGATACAATGGCGACGTCCTGATCGGGGGCCGGGGCGAGGTCCTGGCCGGCATCCGGGGCGGCTGA
- the mch gene encoding methenyltetrahydromethanopterin cyclohydrolase: MTMSVNRRALWLVEALLAHAQERRVTLHLIEGGGRYIDCGIAARGGLLAGLELARVCLGDLAAVCIVPGEFAGRAVPLVQVVTDHPVQACLASQYAGWGIQEGKYFAMGSGPMRAVRGKEPVYDAIGCREREPAVVGVLEARKAPPPAVFAQVAGECGVEQAGVTLLAAPTASLAGGVQVVARSVETALHKLHALDFPMGRIQSAFGTAPLPPVARDDISAIGRTNDAVLYGGRVILQVTGDDASLEEIGPKVPSSSSKDHGEPFAAIFARYKNDFYAVDPHLFSPAEVVFQNLDTGRTHAFGRVEPEVLAGSFWS, translated from the coding sequence ATGACGATGTCCGTGAACCGCCGTGCCCTCTGGCTCGTGGAGGCCCTCCTGGCCCACGCCCAGGAACGCAGGGTGACGCTCCACCTGATCGAGGGCGGTGGCCGGTACATCGATTGCGGCATCGCGGCCCGCGGGGGCCTGCTCGCGGGGCTCGAGCTCGCCCGCGTCTGCCTCGGTGACCTCGCCGCGGTGTGCATCGTCCCGGGGGAATTCGCCGGACGCGCCGTGCCCCTCGTCCAGGTGGTGACCGACCATCCCGTCCAGGCGTGCCTGGCCAGCCAGTACGCGGGTTGGGGGATCCAGGAGGGCAAGTACTTCGCGATGGGCTCCGGCCCCATGCGGGCCGTCCGCGGCAAGGAGCCGGTGTACGACGCCATCGGCTGCCGCGAGAGAGAACCGGCGGTCGTCGGCGTCCTGGAGGCCCGCAAGGCCCCGCCGCCCGCCGTCTTCGCGCAGGTCGCGGGCGAGTGCGGCGTCGAGCAGGCCGGCGTGACGCTCCTGGCGGCTCCCACGGCGAGCCTCGCCGGCGGGGTCCAGGTCGTGGCCCGGTCGGTGGAGACGGCGCTGCACAAGCTGCACGCGCTGGACTTCCCCATGGGTCGCATCCAGTCCGCGTTCGGGACGGCGCCGCTGCCGCCGGTAGCCCGGGACGACATCTCGGCCATCGGCCGGACGAACGACGCGGTGCTCTACGGCGGCCGGGTGATCCTCCAGGTCACCGGCGACGACGCCAGCCTCGAGGAGATCGGCCCGAAGGTCCCGTCGTCATCCTCGAAAGACCACGGCGAGCCCTTCGCGGCGATCTTCGCCCGCTACAAGAACGACTTCTACGCCGTCGACCCGCACCTTTTCAGCCCGGCGGAGGTCGTCTTCCAGAACCTCGACACGGGCCGGACGCACGCGTTCGGCAGGGTGGAGCCCGAGGTCCTCGCCGGCTCGTTCTGGTCCTGA
- a CDS encoding ATP-grasp domain-containing protein, with the protein MPTPTIAALASGFGWHVTDLLRAAELLGVRLEVAPFPEVSARVGGGPARVGAGKIDLTGLDGVLVRMMPPGTLEQVVFRMDALHRVAAAGVPVWNPPRAIEAAVDKYLTLATLDQHGIAVPATWVGQSAEDALRAFEELGGDVVIKPLFGSEGRGILRVSDREIAWRSVHALERLGAVLYLQRFVRHPGHDVRAFVLRGRVLAAMRRSATGGEWRTNVSLGGRAEPARLDRAADRLALAAAQAIGAEVAGVDLVEDLDRDELVVLEVNAVPGWKALSAVTKVDAAAAILEALRDQAR; encoded by the coding sequence ATGCCGACGCCCACGATCGCCGCCCTCGCCTCCGGATTCGGCTGGCACGTCACGGACCTCCTCCGCGCCGCCGAGCTGCTGGGGGTCCGCCTCGAGGTCGCGCCATTCCCGGAGGTCTCGGCCCGCGTGGGGGGCGGCCCGGCGCGGGTCGGGGCCGGCAAGATCGACCTGACCGGCCTGGACGGCGTGCTCGTCCGGATGATGCCTCCGGGGACCCTGGAGCAGGTCGTCTTCCGGATGGACGCCCTCCATCGCGTGGCGGCCGCCGGCGTCCCGGTCTGGAACCCGCCGCGGGCGATCGAGGCGGCCGTGGACAAGTACCTCACGCTGGCGACGCTCGATCAGCACGGGATCGCCGTGCCGGCGACCTGGGTCGGCCAGTCCGCCGAGGATGCGCTGCGGGCCTTCGAGGAGCTCGGCGGCGACGTCGTGATCAAGCCGCTGTTCGGCTCCGAGGGCCGGGGCATCCTCCGCGTCTCGGACCGCGAGATCGCCTGGCGGAGCGTCCACGCGCTCGAGCGGCTGGGCGCGGTCCTGTACCTCCAGCGGTTCGTCCGTCATCCCGGCCATGACGTGCGGGCGTTCGTCCTCCGGGGGCGGGTCCTCGCCGCGATGCGGCGGTCCGCGACCGGCGGCGAGTGGCGGACGAACGTCTCGCTCGGGGGCCGCGCGGAGCCGGCCAGGCTCGACCGGGCCGCCGACCGGCTGGCGCTTGCGGCCGCGCAGGCCATCGGCGCCGAGGTGGCCGGGGTGGACCTCGTGGAAGACCTCGACCGGGACGAGCTCGTCGTCCTGGAGGTGAACGCCGTCCCGGGCTGGAAGGCCCTCTCCGCCGTGACGAAAGTCGACGCGGCGGCGGCGATCCTCGAGGCGCTCCGGGACCAGGCGCGATGA
- a CDS encoding triphosphoribosyl-dephospho-CoA synthase: MTGTGGDVRGGPASSLSVGRLAEIACILEVSARKPGNVHPGASFRDLHHLDFLLSAGAIAGPLDEARHRGVGRSILAATEATRRVVRTNTNLGIILLLAPLAAVPAEVGLAEGIESVLAATTVEDARAAYRAIRLAMPGGLGRAAEQDVADEPTATLREVMSLAADRDLIARQYADGFREVLSEAAPMLSQAVRGGSPLEPAIVGTFLGLLARHEDTLIVRKAGRQVAAEASRKAGAVLEAGGVGTAAGRERLAELDAWLRAEGSLRNPGATADLVTAALFAALRDGTIPLPRDPGPAGWSGD, translated from the coding sequence ATGACGGGCACCGGCGGCGACGTGCGGGGCGGGCCGGCCTCCAGCCTCTCCGTCGGGCGGCTGGCGGAGATCGCCTGCATCCTGGAGGTCTCCGCCCGCAAGCCGGGGAACGTCCACCCGGGGGCGTCGTTCCGGGACCTCCATCACCTCGACTTCCTCCTCAGTGCCGGCGCAATCGCGGGCCCGCTCGACGAGGCCCGCCATCGTGGGGTCGGGCGTAGCATCCTGGCGGCGACGGAGGCCACGCGGCGGGTCGTCCGCACGAACACGAACCTGGGGATCATCCTCCTGCTGGCCCCCCTGGCCGCCGTGCCCGCCGAGGTCGGGCTGGCCGAGGGGATCGAGTCCGTCCTCGCGGCGACGACGGTCGAAGATGCCCGCGCGGCCTACCGGGCCATCCGGCTGGCGATGCCCGGCGGGCTCGGCCGCGCGGCGGAGCAGGACGTCGCGGACGAGCCCACCGCGACCCTCCGCGAGGTCATGTCCCTCGCCGCGGACCGGGACCTCATCGCCCGCCAGTACGCCGACGGCTTCCGCGAGGTCCTCTCCGAGGCGGCGCCGATGCTCAGCCAGGCGGTACGCGGGGGCTCGCCCCTGGAGCCCGCCATCGTCGGCACGTTCCTGGGCCTGCTCGCCCGCCACGAGGACACGCTCATCGTCAGGAAGGCCGGGCGGCAAGTCGCCGCCGAGGCCTCGCGGAAGGCCGGCGCGGTTCTGGAGGCCGGAGGCGTGGGGACGGCCGCCGGTCGGGAGCGACTGGCGGAGCTCGACGCCTGGCTCCGCGCCGAGGGCTCGCTACGCAACCCCGGCGCGACGGCGGACCTCGTCACGGCGGCCTTGTTCGCGGCGCTCCGGGACGGCACAATCCCGTTGCCCCGCGATCCCGGTCCGGCCGGCTGGTCGGGCGATTGA
- a CDS encoding 6-pyruvoyl trahydropterin synthase family protein: MPSSRYKVRVTKDYLVFSSGHFITFNGDTCEPIHGHNYRTAVEVEGDLDENHYVFDFIALRDMTRAIVDELDHRMLLPTQSPHIRLSEDGPNVRATYRDRYWSFPRDECVLLPVANTTSERLAEYIAGRLREAMAGRGLAVSRVIRVEVEECFGQSAEIEWRAD, from the coding sequence ATGCCGAGCTCGCGCTACAAGGTCCGGGTCACGAAGGACTATCTCGTCTTCTCGTCGGGCCACTTCATCACCTTCAACGGCGACACGTGCGAGCCGATCCACGGCCACAACTACCGGACGGCCGTGGAGGTCGAGGGGGACCTGGACGAGAACCATTACGTCTTCGACTTCATCGCGCTCCGGGACATGACCCGGGCGATCGTGGACGAGCTGGACCACCGGATGCTCCTGCCGACGCAGAGCCCCCACATCCGCCTCTCCGAGGACGGGCCGAACGTCCGGGCGACCTACCGCGACCGCTACTGGAGCTTCCCCCGCGACGAGTGCGTGCTGCTCCCCGTGGCGAACACGACGTCGGAGCGGCTGGCGGAGTACATCGCCGGCCGCCTCCGCGAGGCGATGGCCGGCCGCGGCCTGGCCGTCTCGCGGGTGATCCGCGTCGAGGTCGAGGAGTGCTTCGGCCAGTCGGCCGAGATCGAATGGCGGGCCGACTGA
- a CDS encoding glutathione peroxidase, protein MQTDERTSGFHGFHARNLRGEDVDFSRYDGKVVLAVNTASKCGFTPQYAGLEELYKKYEGDGLVILGFPCNQFGNQEPGDAQAIESTCLVNYGVSFPVFEKVDVNGPRAHPVFRWLTTELPGLLGRSIKWNFTKFLIGRDGRPIRRFAPITTPAKVEPAIREALGLRG, encoded by the coding sequence ATGCAGACCGACGAGCGGACCAGCGGTTTCCACGGGTTCCACGCCCGCAACCTGCGCGGGGAGGACGTCGACTTCTCGCGCTACGACGGCAAGGTCGTCCTGGCCGTCAATACGGCGAGCAAGTGCGGCTTCACGCCCCAGTACGCCGGCCTGGAAGAGCTGTACAAGAAGTACGAGGGCGACGGCCTGGTCATCCTCGGGTTCCCTTGCAACCAGTTCGGCAACCAGGAGCCGGGCGACGCGCAGGCCATCGAGTCGACGTGCCTGGTCAACTACGGCGTGAGCTTCCCCGTCTTCGAGAAGGTCGACGTGAACGGCCCGCGGGCCCACCCGGTGTTCCGCTGGCTGACGACCGAGCTCCCGGGACTGCTCGGCCGCTCCATCAAGTGGAACTTCACGAAGTTCCTGATCGGCCGGGATGGCCGGCCGATCCGCCGGTTCGCGCCGATCACCACGCCCGCGAAGGTTGAGCCGGCGATCCGCGAGGCGCTCGGCCTGCGCGGGTGA
- a CDS encoding HisA/HisF-related TIM barrel protein — translation MPSRPPRVIPVLDVKGGRAVHAVGGLRSHYGDLRSLLHPSSDPISIALAYRDALGLDEPYLADLDAIAGGPPSLSLYNRLIDHGLRPWIDAGIRSSDDLGPLADPTSATVVLGLETLRGPRAIPPILDRVGPGRCVFSLDLFEGVPRFAPGDGWPSRDPADVALLAANLGLRRLLLLDLARVGRGRGVGTEGLLAWLRDRLPDAELAIGGGISSIEDAARLGAAGASAVLIGSALHDGRIDARALAALRP, via the coding sequence ATGCCGTCTCGCCCGCCTCGCGTGATCCCCGTCCTCGACGTGAAAGGCGGCCGCGCCGTGCACGCCGTCGGCGGGCTGCGTTCCCATTATGGGGACCTCCGCAGCCTCCTGCACCCCTCCAGCGACCCGATCTCGATCGCCCTCGCCTATCGCGACGCCCTCGGCCTGGACGAGCCATACCTCGCCGACCTCGACGCGATCGCCGGCGGCCCGCCTTCCCTCTCGCTCTACAACCGACTCATCGATCACGGCCTGCGGCCCTGGATCGACGCCGGCATCCGGTCGTCGGACGACCTCGGGCCGCTCGCCGACCCGACGTCGGCGACGGTCGTCCTCGGGCTCGAGACTTTGCGAGGGCCGCGGGCCATCCCGCCGATCCTCGACCGGGTCGGCCCCGGACGCTGCGTCTTCAGCCTCGACCTCTTCGAAGGCGTGCCCCGGTTCGCGCCGGGGGACGGGTGGCCCTCGCGAGATCCGGCCGACGTCGCCCTCCTGGCCGCGAATCTCGGCCTCCGCCGCCTGCTGCTGCTGGACCTCGCCCGGGTCGGTCGCGGTCGAGGTGTCGGGACCGAGGGCCTGCTGGCGTGGCTCCGCGATCGCCTCCCCGATGCGGAGCTTGCCATCGGCGGAGGGATCTCGTCGATCGAGGACGCGGCGAGGCTCGGTGCGGCGGGGGCCTCGGCCGTCCTGATCGGCTCGGCGCTCCACGACGGCCGCATCGACGCCCGAGCCTTGGCCGCCCTCCGGCCCTGA
- a CDS encoding ATP-grasp domain-containing protein codes for MGPSGTTVLVHEWVTGGGLAGEAMPPSLAAEGSAMRRALAREFAAAGLRVRVTLDARFLEDDPGPWSVVRLVGTDAEGLIPAAREADYTLAIAPETAGVLAGLARAMEAEGVRSLGCSAAAIDLAGDKARMARWLEDHGFETPASRVVVPASGLPRGVRFPAVLKPIDGAGAIDTYRIDGPDDLPPRGRAMRLALLQEYRPGVPMSASFLVDGGRAELVATGRQDVVIEGGRFVYRGGSLPVPCPAAVPSLVRLVESLPGLRGLVGVDFLWDPDRREAVVLEINPRPTTSVVGLCRLLPPGLLARAWLAACDAPGFEPPTPGTLAASIGPGVRADFEAGGRSEIVQVD; via the coding sequence ATGGGCCCCTCGGGGACGACGGTCCTGGTGCACGAATGGGTCACCGGCGGCGGCCTCGCGGGCGAGGCCATGCCGCCGTCGCTGGCGGCGGAAGGGTCCGCGATGCGCCGGGCGCTGGCGCGGGAGTTCGCCGCCGCCGGCCTTCGCGTCCGGGTCACGCTCGACGCCCGATTTTTGGAGGACGATCCGGGTCCCTGGTCCGTCGTCCGGCTCGTCGGGACGGACGCGGAGGGCCTCATCCCGGCCGCCAGGGAGGCGGATTATACCCTCGCGATCGCGCCCGAGACAGCGGGCGTGCTCGCGGGGCTGGCCCGGGCGATGGAGGCGGAGGGCGTCCGATCGCTGGGCTGCTCGGCCGCCGCGATCGACCTCGCGGGCGACAAGGCCCGGATGGCCCGGTGGCTGGAGGACCATGGCTTCGAGACGCCCGCATCCCGCGTCGTCGTACCCGCCTCGGGCCTGCCGCGAGGCGTGCGCTTCCCGGCCGTCCTGAAGCCCATCGACGGCGCGGGGGCGATCGACACGTACCGGATCGACGGCCCCGACGACCTGCCCCCGCGCGGCCGGGCCATGCGGCTCGCGCTCCTCCAGGAATACCGGCCCGGGGTGCCGATGAGCGCAAGCTTCCTCGTCGACGGCGGGCGCGCCGAGCTCGTCGCGACGGGCAGGCAGGACGTCGTCATCGAGGGGGGGCGCTTCGTCTACCGCGGCGGCTCGCTGCCGGTCCCCTGCCCCGCCGCCGTCCCCTCGCTCGTGCGGCTCGTCGAATCCTTGCCGGGCCTCCGGGGGCTGGTCGGCGTGGACTTCCTCTGGGACCCGGATCGCCGAGAGGCGGTCGTCCTGGAGATCAACCCGCGGCCGACGACCTCGGTCGTCGGGCTCTGCCGGCTGCTGCCGCCGGGCCTGCTCGCGCGAGCCTGGCTCGCGGCCTGCGACGCGCCGGGCTTCGAGCCGCCGACGCCCGGCACGCTCGCGGCGTCGATCGGCCCCGGAGTCCGTGCGGACTTCGAGGCCGGCGGGCGGTCGGAAATCGTCCAGGTGGATTAG
- a CDS encoding hydantoinase/oxoprolinase family protein, with translation MQKDPDPSTTAWLALDVGGANLKAAHQSGDVATSPFEVWKRPEGLAAALAELAGSLPEYGRVALTMTAELCDCFRTKADGVRAVLEAVESAAGGRPVWTWGTDGRFHDVASIRREPAAAAASNWLALASVAAGIAGNRPGILIDVGSTTTDLIPLDRGAVAARGRSDPERLRTGELVYAGVRRTPVCALATELSPRGGEPIGLAAELFATTLDVFLTTGDIPEDPGDLATADGRPATIDAARDRLARMIGDDREGVAPADALALARAAEACLLDRLARAARRLCAATIGEPDVILVSGSGEFLARRVADAAFGHGPARIGLSESWGPAGSTAACACALLRLAAARDASAVTAGGGRRD, from the coding sequence ATGCAAAAGGACCCGGACCCTTCGACGACGGCCTGGCTCGCCCTCGACGTCGGCGGCGCGAACCTCAAGGCGGCCCACCAGTCGGGCGACGTCGCGACTTCGCCATTCGAGGTCTGGAAGCGGCCCGAGGGGCTTGCCGCCGCCCTGGCAGAGCTGGCCGGGTCGCTCCCGGAATATGGCCGCGTTGCCCTGACGATGACGGCCGAGCTCTGCGACTGCTTCCGGACCAAGGCGGATGGGGTCCGCGCCGTGCTGGAGGCGGTCGAGTCGGCCGCCGGCGGGCGTCCCGTCTGGACCTGGGGGACCGACGGCCGCTTCCACGATGTGGCCTCCATCCGCCGGGAGCCGGCGGCGGCGGCGGCCTCGAACTGGCTGGCGCTCGCCTCCGTGGCGGCGGGGATCGCCGGCAACCGGCCCGGGATCCTCATCGACGTGGGCTCCACCACGACGGACCTCATCCCGCTGGACCGCGGGGCCGTCGCCGCCCGGGGGCGGAGCGACCCCGAGCGGCTGAGGACCGGGGAGCTCGTCTACGCGGGGGTCCGGAGGACGCCCGTCTGCGCCCTCGCCACCGAGCTGTCGCCCCGCGGAGGCGAGCCGATCGGCCTGGCCGCCGAGCTGTTCGCGACGACCCTGGACGTCTTCCTGACGACGGGCGACATCCCGGAAGACCCGGGCGACCTCGCCACGGCGGACGGCCGGCCCGCCACGATCGACGCGGCGCGCGACCGCCTCGCGCGGATGATCGGCGACGACCGCGAGGGCGTCGCGCCGGCCGACGCCCTGGCGCTGGCCAGGGCTGCGGAGGCCTGCCTGCTGGATCGGCTCGCCAGGGCCGCCCGGCGGCTGTGTGCCGCGACGATCGGCGAACCGGACGTGATCCTCGTGTCGGGATCGGGCGAGTTCCTGGCCCGCCGCGTCGCGGACGCCGCCTTCGGCCACGGCCCGGCCCGGATCGGCCTCTCGGAATCCTGGGGGCCGGCGGGCTCCACGGCCGCGTGCGCCTGCGCCCTGCTGCGCCTGGCCGCGGCACGCGACGCATCCGCGGTGACGGCCGGAGGGGGCCGACGTGATTGA